tatatttcattaaaatattttgcctAAACTCTAAAGAATAACTTCAGCACTTTTTAACGGAGAAATGTTCTAAGACATGAATAGAATAACGCACGGGTATAACTATCCATAACATAAGAAAaggaatttaatgtttatagacCGTAAAGTCGATTTTACGGCTGTTCAAGccagttataaaatacaagttaCCGCAAGAGTCTGCCCCTTGGCCTGCCGCAGTTCTTCTCGTATGAACATCATTTCTGGGCGCAAATCGCGATGGGCCTTTGGATCCATATCAACCTTTAGTTTCGGGTCTATGTTGGCCAGTTGTTGATCGctgataaaatgaaaacgaTTTGTACGATGGATAATATACGTTACAAAAAAAGCTGAACCAACttctcttttatttctttaattcattattgACAATGGAACTGGTGCTACCGCCGCCATGAGCCTTTGGAGAATTTGAAGAGGCGTTTGGTGAGACCTTACGCCGCTATAAACGGATTGTctactttaaattggaaaggcattaaggaaggattgacgagagaaatagagaaaaaaactgggaagggtaaggaaaagatgTCTCTACTCCCAACACACAAAATCTCTTAAAAGGAACATGTGCTTCCGTTTTGGTAACACTAACTTGATGCTCCGCACATCTGATGAGAATTTAAGAGCGCGTATTTATTTGCTAATAAACTTTTCAACTAAACGATATGTCGCTGAATGTGATAACACTTTCCTAAATTCAGTGACGATGGAATTAAGGCGACTAAATTCagtatagtttaaatatagtaagctcattttattttataatctgagATAGGTTCATACAAATTCGCTCCGACATCAGCTTCCAAAATTCCTGCCTCCTCCAAACTTTCGGGTTCTGCATCATCTTCATCATTTTTATCTGAAGACATGTTTACgcttaaaaaattcaataaattgatCTTAAGCAATTAGCTCCCTATTCTTTGTGTTTCACAATTGACAATGTAGATGTCTGTTAATTCCTTAAATCATTGATTAGtccgaaaaaaaaacactttaaatTTCGAACAAGCTTCTTTTATATGCAtactaacattaaaataataaatagaaatttaaatttctccACCACCAATCTAATCCAATTTGTTATCATAATATGGTATATACcgttattactttattaataagaacATTTTTCAGAGTATAAAaggtagattttattatatgtagaatagaaattatataacgCCATCTAAAATTTTGTCTTGAATACttattgaatgtttataaTCATGACATCTTGTGTCGTACCTAAGAACtagtaagtttttatttatagattaaaaatgttcatcAACAATAATTGGAACCCGAGtagtaacatttttatcttaaatctGTTCtcagaaattataatttgccTCAGATTTGACTTctagatttttaaaagatgttcttaaaataacaaatgctGTATGTTTTCATATTTGCAATGTCATACGGAGCAGAATAacagtacatttatttaatctgtgatAAAGGGTGAGTGAACTGcctcattgttatttattgcatttgactctaataatacattaattagcCGTTTTACGGGTACAGTGAGTgcaataacatacataacagGTCGTGACAGCCATGCAGATGTGAGTAATATCAGAGGTGTGGCGCGTCGTTGTGGGGCGTTTTGATATATCTTAGTGCTGTGACGTTTGgtgttaagaaaaaatattcctaTCTCGCCACAAGATGACCGAGTATAAATTAGTAGTGGTAGGCGCTGGCGGCGTCGGTAAATCAGCTTTGACAATACAGCTGATACAAAACCACTTCGTGGACGAATACGATCCCACCATCGAGGATTCGTATAGGAAACAAGTTGTGATTGACGGCGAGACATGTCTTCTCGATATTTTGGACACGGCAGGTCAAGAGGAGTACTCCGCGATGAGGGACCAATACATGCGAACGGGTGAAGGGTTTTTACTGGTGTTTGCAGTGAACAGTGCTAAGAGTTTCGAAGATATAGGCTCTTATAGAGAACAGATTAAACGTGTGAAGGACGCGGAGGAAGTGCCAATGGTATTAGTTGGTAACAAGTGTGATTTGCAGGCATGGGCTGTGGATATGGCGCAAGCAAGAGAGGTACGTGTAAAATTTCCTATTTAATTGTCTATTCTAGACAAAACATAACATGTCAGACGGTTGTAGCCTGTACACCAAATTGTAAAATCATATGCA
Above is a window of Zerene cesonia ecotype Mississippi unplaced genomic scaffold, Zerene_cesonia_1.1 Zces_u009, whole genome shotgun sequence DNA encoding:
- the LOC119839197 gene encoding uncharacterized protein LOC119839197, with the translated sequence MSSDKNDEDDAEPESLEEAGILEADVGANFDQQLANIDPKLKVDMDPKAHRDLRPEMMFIREELRQAKGQTLAVRRTALKKLLIKDFLQEDCELKNIGLSYAPPDP
- the LOC119839147 gene encoding GTPase HRas; translated protein: MTEYKLVVVGAGGVGKSALTIQLIQNHFVDEYDPTIEDSYRKQVVIDGETCLLDILDTAGQEEYSAMRDQYMRTGEGFLLVFAVNSAKSFEDIGSYREQIKRVKDAEEVPMVLVGNKCDLQAWAVDMAQAREVARSYGVPFVETSAKTRMGVDDAFYTLVREIRKDKESRGKKYRRGNKLGSRRTFKCTLL